From a single Okeanomitos corallinicola TIOX110 genomic region:
- a CDS encoding DedA family protein translates to MSFELISLENIQEFAQSYGYWAIFLGILLENLGIPLPGETVTLVGGFLAGSDELNYWLVLGDAVTGAVIGGNCGYWIGRVGGWPFLLQVGKIFRISEARLLGIKDQFSENAAKAVFFGRFFALLRIFAAPLAGIAGMSFGKFLVYNLAGATAWASAMVSLAFFAGKIVSLEQLVTWVSQFAILALIILVAVIAVPIWWESRQVKHLGE, encoded by the coding sequence ATGTCTTTTGAGCTAATTTCACTAGAAAATATCCAAGAATTTGCCCAATCTTACGGTTATTGGGCGATTTTTTTAGGAATTTTGCTAGAGAATTTGGGCATTCCTCTTCCCGGTGAAACCGTAACTCTAGTAGGAGGTTTCTTAGCTGGTAGTGATGAACTTAATTACTGGCTAGTCTTGGGTGACGCTGTTACAGGTGCTGTAATTGGCGGTAATTGCGGCTATTGGATTGGTAGGGTTGGCGGTTGGCCATTCCTATTACAAGTAGGAAAGATATTTCGCATATCGGAAGCACGACTACTAGGTATTAAAGATCAATTTAGTGAAAATGCTGCGAAAGCTGTATTTTTTGGCCGCTTTTTCGCTTTACTGAGAATTTTTGCTGCTCCACTTGCGGGAATTGCGGGAATGTCTTTCGGTAAATTCTTGGTGTATAACTTAGCTGGGGCTACGGCCTGGGCTAGTGCAATGGTCTCTTTAGCGTTCTTTGCTGGCAAAATTGTTTCCCTAGAACAATTAGTTACTTGGGTAAGTCAATTTGCGATTTTGGCACTAATTATTTTAGTTGCTGTAATTGCTGTGCCTATTTGGTGGGAATCACGCCAGGTTAAGCATTTAGGAGAATAG
- a CDS encoding argininosuccinate synthase, with the protein MGRAKKVVLAYSGGVDTSVCIPYLKEEWGVEEVITLAADLGQGDELEPVREKALKSGASESLVADVKDIFVKDYAFPAIQANALYENRYPLGTALARPLIAKVLVETAEKYGADAIAHGCTGKGNDQVRFDVSCTALNPNLKILAPAREWGMSREETIAYGETFGIPTPVKKSSPFSIDKNLLGRSIEAGTLEDPANEPPEEIYEMTKAIANTPDEPEYLEIGFVKGIPVTINGQSKTPVELIEQLNQIVGNHGIGRIDMIENRLVGIKSREIYESPAMVVLINAHRDLESLTLTADVTQYKRGIEETYTKLVYNGLWYSPLKAAVDAFIQQTQERVSGVVRLKLFKGNATIVGRWSDNTLYTPDLATYGADDQFDHKAAEGFIYVWGLPTRIWAENNK; encoded by the coding sequence ATGGGTCGCGCCAAAAAGGTTGTTTTAGCATATTCTGGTGGAGTAGATACTTCTGTTTGTATCCCCTACTTAAAAGAAGAGTGGGGAGTTGAAGAGGTAATTACCCTAGCAGCGGATTTAGGTCAAGGGGATGAATTAGAACCAGTTCGGGAAAAAGCCCTAAAATCAGGTGCAAGTGAATCTCTTGTAGCAGACGTAAAAGATATCTTCGTTAAGGATTACGCATTCCCGGCAATTCAGGCCAATGCGCTCTATGAAAATCGCTATCCTTTAGGAACTGCATTAGCTAGACCTTTAATTGCCAAGGTATTAGTCGAAACAGCCGAAAAATATGGTGCTGATGCGATCGCTCACGGTTGCACAGGTAAAGGTAACGATCAAGTTCGGTTTGATGTTTCCTGTACAGCCTTAAACCCTAACTTAAAAATTCTTGCACCCGCCAGAGAATGGGGAATGAGTCGTGAGGAAACCATCGCCTATGGGGAAACTTTTGGTATTCCTACACCTGTAAAGAAGTCTTCTCCCTTTAGCATTGACAAAAACTTACTTGGTCGCAGTATTGAAGCTGGTACATTAGAAGACCCAGCCAACGAACCCCCAGAAGAAATCTATGAAATGACCAAAGCCATAGCAAATACCCCAGATGAACCAGAATATCTGGAAATCGGCTTTGTCAAAGGCATTCCCGTCACAATCAACGGTCAATCCAAAACACCAGTAGAGTTAATCGAACAACTCAATCAAATCGTTGGTAATCATGGCATCGGTCGTATTGACATGATTGAAAACCGTTTAGTAGGCATCAAATCACGGGAAATATATGAATCACCAGCTATGGTAGTTCTCATCAATGCCCATCGTGATTTAGAAAGTCTCACTTTAACAGCAGATGTCACCCAGTACAAACGGGGTATTGAAGAAACATACACCAAACTTGTCTATAATGGACTTTGGTACAGTCCACTTAAAGCCGCAGTTGATGCTTTTATTCAACAAACACAAGAACGAGTATCCGGTGTTGTGCGGTTAAAACTTTTTAAAGGTAACGCCACCATAGTTGGACGTTGGAGTGATAACACTCTCTACACTCCCGACTTAGCAACCTACGGTGCAGACGATCAATTTGATCATAAAGCCGCAGAAGGTTTTATCTATGTTTGGGGTCTACCCACCCGCATTTGGGCGGAAAATAACAAGTAA